From the Burkholderia sp. WP9 genome, the window TTGTTGCGACGCGTCGCGGTAGATTGTTCCGGATTTTCTCGCTTGATATTCTTGACTTCCTTGGTGGACTGGACTTGGCGAGCTTGGTCGATACTCGCATTTGTTCCGCGCACTCGCGACGATGTGCGGCGCAACGTAACGTAAAGCGGAACGCTACGTAACGTGTGGTATCGCGCAAACGTTTGGCGAAGCAAATCATGCTTCGCCAAGGTTGCTCCTTGTGCTGTGCAATGCGATGCCCGGCGGGGGTTTCCGGCGACTCGGCGGGCTTTAAGCGGTAGTGATCGCGTCTGTTGGCACGACATGTGCATATGTCGGCGAGACAAAAAACAAATTCGCCATGCACACGCTCGACTATGCCAAACCTGAATTGCTTGCGCTCCCGCTCACGAAGCGTGCTGCGCATGCCGCGCCTATCGCGCCTATCGCGCCAAATGACCCGGATGATGCCGGTGATGTTCCTGTGGGACTGAGCGAATTCGAAAGCCGTGTCTTGAAGGGGTTGAGCGCGGGTGAATTTCACCTTGTGTTTCAAGGTGCATATCGTGCGGCGAGCGGAACTCTGGCACGTCTGGAAGCGCAGGTTCGTTGGACGCATCCTGATTATGGCGTGCTGCTTCCGGGCAGTTTCATGCTGCCGATCGAGCATCCGCAGGTCGGGTTGGAAATGGCGTTGTTCGTTGTGGACGGTGTATGCCGCGAACTGCGCGGTTGTCTTGAAGCGAAGCTGCCCTTGCAGCCGGTAGCGATCGCGATGCCGGTTCATGTGGCGCTGCATGAGTCGCTCGCGGGCGAAATTGCGCGTGTGGCCGACTCGTATGGGGTGTCGCCTGCGCTGTTTGAAATTGAGGTTTCAGATAGCGCTGAAGCGGCGAAACTGCTGTCCTTGCGGACGTTGACCGCGGGTCTGCGGGATGTGGGCATCAGCATCACGCTCGGCAATTGGGGCAACGGCGGTTCGTCGATGGCGCTGCTTGGTGTGCTGGATGTGGATACCGTTACCGTCGCGCGGGAATTGATGGCGACCGTGCCGCACGATAAGCGGGCGGGGGCGGTGATGACCGCGCTGATGGACCTGCTGCATGCGCTCGATGTGCGGGTGGTGGTGAGTGGTGTCGATACGAAAGAACAGTTCCAGTGGGTGAGCCGATGGCCTGACGCGTTGGTGCAGGGGTCAATGTTTGCGCGTGCGCAGGCTGGGTTGGGGAGCGTGTTGGGGCTAGGGCGGGCGCTATGACGCCCGACCATACTCGATGACGGTTCGGCGCGAAGTAAAGCTGCATGTCCCAGAAAAAAGAGCAACATGGCGAGGCGAGGCCCACGCCGCCGGGTCGAGAAGATCGACCTGATAACCGGTCGATCTATTCCTCATTTGAGTAAGCCTTCACTGGGCATTGGAAGGCCGATATCCACGTCTATGTTCAGTGTTCCTCCGCCATCCGCTTGAACGTCGACGCAAGGCGTGCTCTCAATAGCATTACCGCAAACCTATTGTTTGTAATGAAATAGCGCCTCCACATACGTCCCGGCTCCTGTGCAACGCGGTAAGCCCATTCGAGGCCGTTGCGTTGCATCCATTGCGGAGCCCGGCGCACTTTACCCGCGACCACGTCGAAAGTACCGCCGACGCCCATCACAAAGTCGACACCGAGGCGATCGTGCCAGCGGTGAATAAAACTCTCCTTCTGTGGCGATGTGATCGCCACAAAAAGAAGCTTGGCGCCGGAATGACGGATCTTTTCGACTACGCCTTCCTCGTCGTCCCAGAAGTATCCGTGATGGTAACCAGCGATCTGCAGACCTGGATGCCGCATTGCGACGGTCGCTGCGGTTCGACCTACGACTTCGTCCGTTGCGCCCAGCAGGAACACCGGCAACCCGCGCGTCGCCGCCATGTGCAAGAGGCGGTCAAAGAGATCGACTCCTGCTACTCGCTCCGGCACGGGATAACCCAAGAGACGTGCACCCCAAACGACGCCCATGCCGTCTATGTTGATAATGTCGCAGGCGCGAACCGATGAGTGAAGTACGCTGTCGGTCTGCATGTTGACAAGCTTGGCGACATTCACAACGACGTGCTGCGTGAACTGCCGCGCTTCAATGCGGTCACCGATGATTTGCACGGTCTCCTGCATGGTGGCGAGGTCCATCGGGCATCCGAATAGCTCAATTCGTTTCATTGTGTTTTCTCCCCGGCGATACTCAAGTTCTTTTCAGTGCGCTTGAACTGGACGCGATTCGCGTATGTACCGATCGCGTAGAAAGCCCATGCCTGCGTCCAGCGTAGGTAGTTAATTCGATTAGTTGTCAGTCTGTTCTTCTGATACATGAAGCGCCGTTCATCCGGCATGTAGAGTGTTTCTAACGCTCTTTCAAATACGCGGGTCGCCAACCGATGATCTTCATCAGCCCCCCCCACCTTCAGCAATGTCAGAATAGCTTGAGCGACAGAATGAGTATCGAGCGGCCAAATGCTATTGTCGTAATATTTGACGGTGCCGTCCGGCAAGAAGAAGTTTTTCCGGTAGTAGTCCATCCCGCGGCTGATGGCGTCGCTAAACTCGCTGGTGTCTGCCGCCTGTTGTAGCGCCGCTAGCGCTTCCAGGTTATAGCCGGTATGAAAACCATCCACGAACGAATGATGATCGCGCGTGCCATAGCGCCATGCTCCGTCCCCGCGCTGCGCCGCGACTGAGCTTCGGGTGGCGCTTAGCGCACGCTGCATCAGAGCGCTATTGCCTATCCGTTTCGCCGTTTCTCCGACAACGGCGGCTGCCCAAAGGTTGGCGTTGTGCACGAACGCGGATTCGCCTGGAATGTATGCGTAATAACCGCCGTCATTCCGGTGAAGTGAATTCAGGAATAGACCGGCATCTGTCGCGGCGTCGACGAACCGTTGATTGCCAGTTTCGTCTCCAAGTGCCGCAAGTGCGCGTGCTATGTAACAAGTCGTGATTGCGTTAGGCGTGCCTTTGGGTACGAAGAAGGCTCGCGCGGCCCAGTCGAAGTGATACCCCCATGCACTATGCTTCCATCTGCTCCGATCGCAACGCTCCTCTAGCAGCCATTCCGCAAGCCGAATGGCTTCCTCGATTTGTGATCCGTTACCGACCAGTTTTTCGTACTCGAGAAGACCGAGGATGATCAATGCAATACCTTTGGGGTTGCGGCGACGCGCCACACCGACTAACGGCCGCAAGTTTGCAAGACTGCGTTTATGGAGTTGCAGCCACGCTATTTTGGCGAATGGCAGAGAGCCAAGGCCTAGTTTCTTGAACAGCTCGCTGTTGAGGCCATCGAATGGGTCGTATCCTGCATAGTCCGTGGCACGGCATTGCGTAATCAGTGCATCGGCGAGTTCGCTGGCGTTC encodes:
- a CDS encoding EAL domain-containing protein, which gives rise to MHTLDYAKPELLALPLTKRAAHAAPIAPIAPNDPDDAGDVPVGLSEFESRVLKGLSAGEFHLVFQGAYRAASGTLARLEAQVRWTHPDYGVLLPGSFMLPIEHPQVGLEMALFVVDGVCRELRGCLEAKLPLQPVAIAMPVHVALHESLAGEIARVADSYGVSPALFEIEVSDSAEAAKLLSLRTLTAGLRDVGISITLGNWGNGGSSMALLGVLDVDTVTVARELMATVPHDKRAGAVMTALMDLLHALDVRVVVSGVDTKEQFQWVSRWPDALVQGSMFARAQAGLGSVLGLGRAL
- a CDS encoding WecB/TagA/CpsF family glycosyltransferase yields the protein MKRIELFGCPMDLATMQETVQIIGDRIEARQFTQHVVVNVAKLVNMQTDSVLHSSVRACDIINIDGMGVVWGARLLGYPVPERVAGVDLFDRLLHMAATRGLPVFLLGATDEVVGRTAATVAMRHPGLQIAGYHHGYFWDDEEGVVEKIRHSGAKLLFVAITSPQKESFIHRWHDRLGVDFVMGVGGTFDVVAGKVRRAPQWMQRNGLEWAYRVAQEPGRMWRRYFITNNRFAVMLLRARLASTFKRMAEEH
- a CDS encoding aspartate-semialdehyde dehydrogenase, with translation MTIHLNASELADALITQCRATDYAGYDPFDGLNSELFKKLGLGSLPFAKIAWLQLHKRSLANLRPLVGVARRRNPKGIALIILGLLEYEKLVGNGSQIEEAIRLAEWLLEERCDRSRWKHSAWGYHFDWAARAFFVPKGTPNAITTCYIARALAALGDETGNQRFVDAATDAGLFLNSLHRNDGGYYAYIPGESAFVHNANLWAAAVVGETAKRIGNSALMQRALSATRSSVAAQRGDGAWRYGTRDHHSFVDGFHTGYNLEALAALQQAADTSEFSDAISRGMDYYRKNFFLPDGTVKYYDNSIWPLDTHSVAQAILTLLKVGGADEDHRLATRVFERALETLYMPDERRFMYQKNRLTTNRINYLRWTQAWAFYAIGTYANRVQFKRTEKNLSIAGEKTQ